A portion of the Oncorhynchus nerka isolate Pitt River linkage group LG27, Oner_Uvic_2.0, whole genome shotgun sequence genome contains these proteins:
- the snx1b gene encoding sorting nexin-1, with amino-acid sequence MAASSRRNPPPLPGAENQDPLSEMADEDSDEGEDIFVANSNPVAEAFQPDTANGEEPADLFSEAETSTAVNSSITTSKSNGVHSDNENDLFAEVSVELSMENPSTIARENPSTTAKSSGAEFTPSLTLSATQPESMEQLEEEKDEDSFDMEVAVTNPEKIGDGMNAYMAYKVSTRTTLPMFRNRTFSVWRRFSDFLGLYEKLSVKHSLNGCIIPPPPEKSVVGMTKVKVGKDDSSSADFVERRRAALERYLQRVVCHPSLLQDPDVREFLERDELPRAVGTHTLSGAGFLKMINRASDAVSKMTIKISDSDAWFDNKLQEVESEELQLRKLHAVVDSLVNHRKELCGNTAVFAKSMAMLGNSEDNTALSRALSQLAEVEDKMETLHQEQAASDFFILAELLADYIRLLGAVRGCFEQRMKTWQRWQEAQSTLQKKREVEAKLLWANKPDKLQQAKEEITEWEGKVTQYERDFDRISVTVRKEFLRFEKEKSKDFKSQIVKYLESLLQSQQRHVKFWEAFLPEAKAIA; translated from the exons ATGGCGGCTAGCTCACGGCggaatccccctcctctccctggagCAGAGAACCAAGACCCACTTTCCGAAATGGCAGATGAAGACAGTGACGAAGGGGAGGATATATTCGTTGCCAAT AGCAACCCTGTTGCAGAGGCCTTTCAGCCTGACACAGCCAATGGTGAAGAACCAGCTGACCTCTTCAGTGAAGCAGAAACTAGCACCGCTGTCAACAGTTCCATCACAACCTCTAAGTCCAACGGTGTCCATTCAGACAATGAGAATGATCTATTTGCAG AGGTCTCGGTGGAGCTGTCCATGGAGAACCCCAGCACCATAGCCAGGGAGAACCCCAGCACCACAGCCAAGTCCTCTGGAGCTGAATTCACCCCGTCACTTACACTGTCAGCAACACAACCTGAGTCTATGGAGCAG TTGGAAGAGGAAAAGGATGAGGACAGCTTTGACATGGAGGTTGCTGTCACCAATCCAGAGAAAATTG GAGATGGCATGAACGCTTACATGGCCTACAAGGTGTCCACTCGG actacattacccatgtTCAGGAACAGGACATTCTCGGTGTGGAGGAGGTTCAGTGATTTCCTTGGGCTGTATGAGAAGCTGTCAGTGAAGCACTCCCTGAATGGCTGTATCATCCCTCCACCACCAGAGAAGAGCGTTGTGG GGATGACCAAAGTGAAGGTGGGAAAGGATGACTCTTCCTCGGCTGACtttgtggagaggaggagagcggctCTGGAGAG GTACCTGCAGAGAGTAGTGTGTCACCCGTCCCTGTTACAAGACCCTGATGTCAGAGAGTTCCTGGAAAGAGACGAG ctgCCTAGGGCGGtgggtacacacacactgagtggaGCTGGCTTCCTGAAGATGATCAACAGAGCATCAGATGCTGTCAGTAAGATGACCATCAAGATCAGCGACTCGGATGCT TGGTTTGACAACAAACTGCAGGAGGTGGAGAGCGAGGAGCTGCAGCTGAGGAAACTCCATGCGGTGGTGGACTCCCTGGTCAACCACAGAAAGG AGCTCTGCGGGAACACAGCAGTGTTCGCCAAGAGCATGGCCATGCTGGGCAACTCGGAGGACAACACAGCTCTGTCCCGGGCCCTCTCCCAACTGGCCGAGGTGGAGGACAAGATGGAGACGCTACACCAGGAGCAGGCAGCCAGCGACTTCTTCATCTTGGCAGAGCTGCTGGCCGACTACATCCGCCTACTAGGGGCCGTCAGG GGCTGTTTTGAGCAGCGCATGAAAACGTGGCAGCGCTGGCAGGAGGCTCAGAGCACCCTGCAGAAGAAGAGGGAGGTTGAGGCAAAGCTTCTGTGGGCCAACAAGCCTGACAAACTACAACAGGCCAAAGAGGAGATCACTGAG TGGGAGGGTAAAGTCACTCAGTACGAGAGGGATTTTGACAGGATCTCTGTAACCGTTCGCAAGGAATTCCTCAGGTTTGAG AAAGAGAAGTCCAAGGACTTCAAAAGCCAGATAGTGAAATATCTGGAGTCTCTTCTACAGTCTCAACAGCGG CACGTAAAGTTCTGGGAAGCATTCCTGCCTGAAGCAAAAGCGATAGCATGA